In Halovivax gelatinilyticus, the following are encoded in one genomic region:
- a CDS encoding GrpB family protein — translation MVGLERGTVELVSHRESWTREFEAEATRLRAIVDNRLCEIEHVGSTAVEGLAAKPIVDMVGVVDSLDLANALIPALEAEGYTHRPNDEVDDRVFLAKGPETDRTHYLSLTTRDSDTHRELTAFRDHLRENSDVAATYESVKRDLAARYPDDRAAYTREKSAFVESVTERALLSEEPTD, via the coding sequence ATGGTCGGACTCGAACGCGGAACGGTCGAACTCGTCTCTCACCGTGAGTCGTGGACGCGCGAGTTCGAGGCCGAAGCCACGCGGTTGCGTGCCATCGTTGATAATCGGCTGTGCGAGATCGAGCACGTCGGTTCCACGGCCGTCGAGGGACTCGCCGCAAAACCGATCGTCGACATGGTCGGCGTGGTCGACTCGCTCGACCTCGCGAACGCGCTAATCCCGGCGCTCGAAGCCGAGGGCTACACCCACCGCCCGAACGACGAGGTCGACGATCGCGTCTTTCTCGCCAAGGGGCCGGAGACCGACCGGACGCACTACCTCTCGCTCACCACCCGCGACAGTGACACCCACCGCGAGCTGACTGCGTTCAGAGACCACCTTCGCGAGAACTCGGACGTCGCCGCCACCTACGAGTCGGTAAAACGCGACCTCGCCGCCCGCTATCCGGACGACCGGGCCGCCTACACCCGCGAGAAGTCGGCATTCGTCGAGTCAGTCACCGAGCGGGCGCTGCTCAGCGAGGAACCTACGGACTGA
- a CDS encoding class I SAM-dependent methyltransferase encodes MDEDDASRSITTTGYDTLAERGDAIETSPWGDSAYQRHYVWPGVEPLLPDLSGTRVLDAGCGIGEYVGRFLDRDADVVGVDASTGAVETARERHGDRVRFHQADLTEPLEFASDDAFDLVFCNLVLDHVADWRPTFAQFRRLLDPDGTLVFTTIHPTRRYRRHREELSSYHEIDSYVLEWGETDARVVQYHRPIQEIVDSLSETGFHVEEFREITPQERYESRDPDRYETAVHEPDTLCVRTRPTDTDS; translated from the coding sequence ATGGACGAAGACGACGCATCGAGATCGATCACGACCACGGGGTACGACACGCTAGCCGAGCGAGGCGATGCCATCGAGACGAGCCCGTGGGGCGACAGCGCCTACCAGCGCCACTACGTCTGGCCCGGCGTCGAACCGCTGCTCCCCGACCTCTCGGGGACGCGAGTACTCGACGCCGGGTGCGGGATCGGCGAATACGTGGGACGGTTTCTCGACCGTGACGCAGACGTCGTCGGCGTCGACGCGAGCACCGGGGCCGTCGAAACCGCTCGAGAGCGCCACGGCGACCGGGTGAGGTTCCACCAAGCGGATCTCACCGAACCGCTCGAATTCGCATCCGATGACGCGTTCGACCTCGTGTTCTGTAATCTCGTACTCGACCACGTCGCAGACTGGCGACCAACATTCGCGCAGTTCCGCCGACTCCTCGACCCCGACGGGACGCTCGTGTTCACGACGATCCATCCGACGCGTCGCTACCGGCGTCATCGCGAGGAACTCTCCAGCTACCACGAGATCGACTCGTACGTGCTGGAGTGGGGAGAGACGGACGCCCGCGTCGTCCAATATCACCGACCGATCCAGGAGATCGTCGACTCGCTCTCGGAAACCGGCTTCCACGTAGAGGAGTTCAGAGAGATCACGCCCCAAGAGCGCTACGAATCTCGCGATCCCGACCGCTACGAGACGGCTGTGCACGAACCCGACACGCTGTGCGTGCGAACGAGGCCGACCGATACCGACAGCTAG
- a CDS encoding elongation factor EF-2 — protein MGRRKKIVQECERLMDEPENIRNIAIAAHVDHGKTTLSDNLLAGAGMISDETAGEQLAMDTEEDEQERGITIDAANVSMTHEYEGTNHLINLIDTPGHVDFGGDVTRAMRAVDGALVVVDAVEGAMPQTETVLRQALREGVKPTLFINKVDRLISELQEGPEEMQQRLLSVIHDVNELIRGMTEEMDDIDDWSVSVEDGTVGFGSALYKWGVSMPSMQRTGMDFGDIMELERADKRQELHERTPLSDVVLDMVCEHFPNPVAAQPMRVPRIWRGDDESDLAESMRLVDEDGDVVLMVTDIAMDPHAGEVASGRVFSGTLEKGQELYVSGVAGKNRVQSVGIYMGGEREEVDRVPAGNIAAVTGLRDAIAGSTVSDVEMTPFESIEHISEPVITKSVEAQTMDDLPKLIETLRQVSKEDPTIQIEINEDTGEHLISGQGELHLEVITQRIEANQGIPVNTGEPIVVYREAVQRGSDTVEGISPNRHNRFYISAEPLSDELVETLKLGEASMDMPELERREALQDAGMDKDDSQNVEHIHGANILLDETKGIQHLNETMELFIEGLEESLDNGPLANEPVQGTLIRLHDAKLHEDTIHRGPAQVIPATREAVHKSLIDAHIAMKEPMQDVRIDVPNDHMGAASGEIQGRRGRVDDMYQEGDLMVVEGIAPVDEMIGFSSDIRSATEGRAAWNTENAGFEFMADSLQREKIMEIRERKGMKLELPPSIDYF, from the coding sequence ATGGGCCGACGCAAGAAGATCGTACAGGAGTGCGAACGGCTGATGGACGAGCCGGAGAACATCCGGAACATCGCCATCGCCGCGCACGTCGACCACGGTAAAACGACACTCTCGGACAACCTCCTCGCGGGTGCGGGCATGATCTCTGACGAGACCGCCGGCGAGCAACTCGCGATGGACACCGAAGAGGACGAACAGGAACGCGGAATCACCATCGACGCGGCGAACGTCTCGATGACTCACGAGTACGAGGGGACCAACCACCTCATCAACCTCATCGACACGCCGGGCCACGTCGACTTCGGTGGCGACGTCACCCGCGCGATGCGCGCCGTCGACGGGGCACTCGTCGTCGTCGACGCCGTCGAAGGCGCGATGCCCCAGACCGAGACGGTCCTCCGTCAGGCGCTTCGCGAGGGCGTCAAACCGACCCTGTTCATCAACAAGGTCGACCGACTCATCTCCGAACTGCAGGAAGGACCCGAGGAGATGCAACAACGTCTGCTCTCGGTCATCCACGACGTGAACGAACTCATCCGCGGGATGACCGAAGAGATGGACGACATCGACGACTGGAGCGTCTCCGTCGAGGACGGGACCGTCGGTTTCGGCTCTGCACTCTACAAGTGGGGCGTCTCGATGCCGTCGATGCAGCGAACCGGGATGGACTTCGGCGACATCATGGAACTCGAACGCGCCGACAAGCGCCAGGAGCTCCACGAGCGCACGCCGCTTTCGGACGTCGTCCTCGACATGGTCTGTGAGCACTTCCCGAACCCGGTCGCCGCCCAGCCGATGCGTGTCCCGCGCATCTGGCGCGGCGACGACGAGTCCGATCTCGCAGAATCCATGCGACTCGTCGACGAGGACGGCGACGTCGTCCTCATGGTCACCGACATCGCGATGGACCCTCACGCGGGCGAAGTCGCCAGCGGCCGGGTCTTCTCGGGGACGCTCGAAAAGGGCCAGGAGCTCTACGTCTCCGGCGTCGCGGGCAAGAACCGCGTCCAGAGCGTCGGCATCTACATGGGCGGCGAGCGCGAGGAAGTCGACCGCGTTCCGGCCGGCAACATCGCCGCCGTCACCGGCCTTCGCGACGCCATCGCCGGCTCGACCGTCTCCGACGTCGAGATGACGCCGTTCGAGTCCATCGAACACATCTCCGAACCCGTCATCACGAAGAGCGTCGAGGCCCAGACGATGGACGACCTCCCGAAGCTCATCGAGACGCTTCGTCAGGTCTCGAAAGAGGACCCGACGATCCAGATCGAGATCAACGAGGACACCGGCGAGCACCTCATCTCCGGGCAGGGTGAACTCCACCTCGAGGTCATCACCCAGCGCATCGAAGCCAACCAGGGCATCCCGGTCAACACCGGTGAGCCGATCGTCGTCTACCGCGAGGCCGTCCAGCGCGGTAGTGACACGGTCGAGGGTATCTCGCCCAACCGCCACAACCGATTCTACATCTCCGCCGAACCCCTCTCGGACGAACTCGTCGAGACGCTCAAACTCGGCGAGGCGTCGATGGACATGCCCGAACTCGAACGCCGCGAGGCGCTCCAGGACGCCGGCATGGACAAAGACGACTCGCAGAACGTCGAACACATCCACGGCGCGAACATCCTGCTCGACGAGACGAAGGGTATCCAGCACTTGAACGAGACGATGGAGCTGTTCATCGAGGGACTCGAGGAGTCACTCGACAACGGTCCGCTCGCGAACGAACCCGTTCAGGGCACCCTCATCCGCCTCCACGACGCGAAGCTCCACGAGGACACCATCCACCGCGGACCCGCACAGGTCATCCCGGCGACGCGCGAAGCCGTCCACAAGTCGCTGATCGACGCCCACATCGCCATGAAAGAACCCATGCAGGACGTCCGCATCGACGTCCCGAACGACCACATGGGTGCGGCATCCGGCGAGATTCAGGGTCGACGCGGCCGCGTCGACGACATGTACCAGGAAGGCGACCTCATGGTCGTCGAGGGCATCGCCCCCGTCGACGAGATGATCGGCTTCTCCAGCGACATTCGCTCTGCGACCGAAGGCCGCGCCGCCTGGAACACCGAAAACGCCGGCTTCGAGTTCATGGCCGACTCGCTCCAGCGCGAGAAAATCATGGAGATCCGCGAACGCAAGGGCATGAAGCTCGAACTGCCCCCGAGCATCGATTACTTCTAA
- a CDS encoding formate/nitrite transporter family protein, with amino-acid sequence MADETEERIRTLLERSESGAPAVGATVRDRFATNEIYQRVVAYGDYEFSTGPRELVFSGIAGGLAIAITFLLYVELYGQFGPESIVSYLLYPLGFMYIILGGYQLYTENTLPPVALVLERLASIPSLLGVFGLVLFGNLAGAGLGAVMLYYGDVFTHPEAAIVIGEAGMETAWHALFFKAVFAGLIVAGVVWMDFAAGDTISRLVIIYLAFLAIPVAGLYHVVVSATELMVLVMATDASLLTGIYGFVLPVLLGNTLGGILLVTVVNFFQTTERRLDAIRNPDCEDPLTASEWLFGRFVGRGYVEPFVEAPSDDDDDRSA; translated from the coding sequence ATGGCAGACGAGACGGAAGAGCGAATCAGAACCCTGCTAGAGCGATCCGAAAGCGGGGCACCGGCCGTCGGTGCGACCGTACGGGATCGCTTCGCGACGAACGAGATCTACCAGCGCGTCGTCGCGTACGGCGATTACGAGTTCTCGACGGGGCCGCGCGAACTCGTGTTCAGCGGGATCGCCGGCGGGTTGGCGATCGCGATCACGTTCTTGCTGTACGTCGAACTGTACGGCCAGTTCGGCCCCGAAAGCATCGTGAGTTATCTCCTGTATCCGCTCGGATTCATGTACATCATCCTCGGCGGCTACCAGCTCTACACCGAGAACACGCTCCCGCCGGTCGCGCTGGTTCTGGAACGACTCGCGAGTATCCCGTCGCTGCTCGGCGTGTTCGGGCTCGTCCTGTTCGGAAACCTCGCCGGCGCGGGGCTGGGAGCGGTGATGCTGTACTACGGCGACGTGTTCACACACCCCGAGGCGGCGATCGTCATCGGCGAAGCCGGGATGGAGACGGCCTGGCACGCGCTCTTTTTCAAGGCGGTGTTCGCCGGGTTGATCGTCGCCGGCGTCGTCTGGATGGACTTCGCGGCGGGAGATACGATCTCGCGGCTCGTCATCATCTACCTGGCCTTCCTGGCGATTCCCGTCGCCGGTCTCTATCACGTCGTCGTCTCCGCGACCGAACTGATGGTCCTCGTCATGGCCACGGACGCCTCACTCCTTACCGGCATCTACGGGTTCGTCCTCCCCGTCCTGCTCGGGAACACGCTCGGCGGCATCTTGCTGGTGACGGTCGTCAACTTCTTCCAGACGACCGAACGACGACTCGACGCGATCAGAAACCCGGACTGCGAGGACCCACTCACCGCCTCGGAGTGGTTGTTCGGCCGCTTCGTCGGTCGCGGCTACGTCGAACCGTTCGTCGAGGCGCCATCGGACGACGACGACGATCGTTCGGCGTAA
- a CDS encoding DUF5781 family protein encodes MELRVRGTGPASPFLSARDLFETECDLDRPVEVHLRADPDERTWAGHDDDRHVLNISRQAASSAMARELAIHEFAHMARYEEAHPSHVQSTAEVLSLALAGRQVERRRLAHCYQIVNHVKDIYADDITLSVGPGEKLLSYLESSLAAAVADRPNPAWMGSRWSANADPEMTAVNAAFALALAERHDLVEPDHRLYDLAHAAEMDATSVDVAAYSDRFRELSHDPDPSSYRRQLVETTRSYASGEIPTAE; translated from the coding sequence ATGGAACTGCGCGTACGAGGAACGGGACCGGCCTCGCCGTTTCTCAGCGCCCGCGACCTGTTCGAAACCGAGTGCGACCTGGATCGGCCGGTCGAGGTCCATCTCCGGGCCGATCCCGACGAGCGGACCTGGGCCGGTCACGACGACGACCGCCACGTCCTCAACATCTCGCGTCAGGCAGCCTCCTCCGCGATGGCTCGGGAGCTCGCGATCCACGAATTCGCCCACATGGCTCGATACGAGGAGGCCCACCCCTCGCACGTCCAGTCGACCGCCGAAGTGCTCTCGCTCGCCCTCGCCGGTCGGCAGGTCGAGCGTCGCCGGCTCGCTCACTGCTACCAGATCGTAAACCACGTCAAGGACATCTACGCCGACGACATCACGCTCTCGGTCGGGCCCGGCGAGAAGCTGCTCTCGTACCTCGAATCGAGCCTGGCGGCCGCCGTTGCCGACCGGCCGAATCCCGCCTGGATGGGGTCGCGGTGGTCGGCGAACGCCGATCCGGAGATGACGGCCGTCAACGCCGCGTTCGCGCTCGCGCTCGCCGAACGGCACGACCTCGTCGAACCCGATCACCGCCTCTACGACCTCGCTCACGCGGCGGAAATGGACGCGACGAGCGTCGACGTCGCCGCTTACAGCGACCGGTTTCGTGAACTCTCACACGATCCCGACCCGAGTTCGTATCGGCGCCAGCTGGTCGAGACGACCCGGTCGTACGCTAGCGGGGAGATACCTACTGCGGAGTGA
- a CDS encoding ABC transporter permease — MRMTAVVARRDARTLWQSRAVVIGAVLLSILIAVRLWTMDPQVTGETPGHFVVIDPGGGVPEPTTVVVYDLSRLTPVLCSFVAVGCGAGTIAGGKQTGTIRTLQSLPVSRSNVVVGTLLIRLASAMVVVLSGLVTGAVVAGFRFGTIEAGSYATFVLATLLFVTVLTTLAVSVSAVVSTRLRAIAFSLGPFLIASVVGTDRDVPLPVRSASPVQPYQLLVTRSHDQLLAVPRIEYAIETGRIGSTANPRALGTEILVAEAPTYLTDPGAVIILACWIVLVPISISRYRREDL; from the coding sequence ATGCGGATGACGGCGGTCGTCGCGCGGCGGGACGCACGAACGTTGTGGCAATCACGCGCCGTAGTAATCGGTGCTGTCCTTCTTTCGATTTTGATCGCCGTACGTCTCTGGACGATGGATCCGCAGGTGACAGGGGAGACGCCAGGACATTTCGTTGTGATCGACCCGGGCGGTGGTGTCCCGGAACCGACGACAGTCGTCGTCTACGATCTCAGTCGCTTGACTCCGGTGTTGTGCTCGTTCGTCGCGGTAGGCTGCGGTGCCGGTACGATCGCCGGTGGGAAGCAGACGGGAACGATTCGGACCCTGCAGTCACTCCCCGTCTCGCGGTCGAATGTCGTTGTCGGAACGCTGTTAATCCGGCTGGCGTCAGCCATGGTCGTCGTCCTGAGCGGGCTGGTCACCGGCGCAGTCGTCGCGGGATTCCGATTCGGGACGATCGAGGCCGGTTCCTACGCGACGTTCGTGCTCGCGACGCTCCTGTTCGTGACCGTACTGACTACGCTTGCCGTCTCGGTGTCGGCGGTCGTCTCGACGCGACTGCGAGCCATCGCGTTCTCGCTGGGGCCGTTCTTGATCGCGTCGGTAGTCGGCACCGATCGCGACGTTCCCCTGCCTGTTCGGTCCGCGTCGCCCGTCCAACCCTACCAGCTACTGGTCACTCGATCTCACGACCAGCTTCTCGCGGTCCCCCGTATCGAATACGCTATCGAGACGGGACGAATTGGCAGTACCGCCAACCCTCGGGCGCTCGGGACGGAAATCCTCGTCGCCGAGGCTCCGACCTATTTGACCGATCCGGGCGCGGTTATCATCCTGGCCTGTTGGATCGTCTTGGTCCCAATTTCGATCAGTAGGTACCGTCGTGAGGACCTGTGA
- a CDS encoding ABC transporter ATP-binding protein — translation MTNTSPAIETESLTKQFGTVTAVEGLDMVVPAGSVYGFLGPNGAGKSTTIDILVDLVHPTSGSGRVLGYDTQSSPVEIRRRTGVLLDRFTPFATLTAREHVAFAASTKEVEIDPEAVLERVGLLDAIDQKAGDYSRGMSQRLGLAMALIGEPDLLILDEPTAGLDPNGVPMLRQVVREENARGATVFFSSHVLSQVEVVCDRIAIIDNGRLVVEDDVQKLRDAVDGEIVLRARVRIDGDPSAVRDQIDGIDGVRDVSLENGDLVVVCESESVSARVLSTVDRLGATVDSFETDGRSLERVFNAYTDEV, via the coding sequence ATGACAAATACGTCCCCAGCGATCGAAACTGAATCCCTCACCAAACAGTTCGGAACCGTCACCGCCGTCGAGGGGCTCGACATGGTGGTTCCCGCGGGATCCGTCTACGGCTTTCTCGGCCCCAACGGTGCTGGAAAGTCGACGACGATCGATATCCTGGTGGACCTCGTTCATCCGACGAGTGGCTCCGGGCGGGTACTCGGATACGATACTCAGTCCTCACCCGTCGAGATCAGACGGCGAACGGGGGTACTATTGGATAGATTCACTCCATTCGCGACACTGACTGCTCGCGAACACGTTGCATTCGCGGCGTCGACGAAGGAGGTCGAGATCGATCCGGAAGCTGTTCTCGAACGCGTCGGTCTTCTCGATGCGATCGATCAAAAAGCGGGCGACTATTCAAGAGGGATGTCCCAGCGACTCGGCCTGGCGATGGCCCTCATCGGAGAACCCGATCTGTTGATTCTCGACGAACCGACAGCCGGACTCGATCCGAACGGGGTGCCAATGCTCCGACAGGTCGTTCGCGAGGAGAACGCACGGGGGGCGACCGTCTTCTTCTCGAGTCACGTTCTCTCACAGGTCGAGGTGGTTTGCGATCGGATCGCCATCATAGACAATGGTCGACTCGTCGTCGAAGACGACGTTCAGAAACTCCGTGACGCCGTCGATGGCGAGATCGTCCTCCGCGCCCGGGTTCGAATCGACGGCGATCCGTCTGCGGTTCGCGACCAGATAGACGGCATCGACGGCGTTCGTGACGTCTCCCTCGAAAACGGCGACCTCGTCGTCGTCTGTGAAAGCGAGTCGGTGAGTGCACGCGTACTGTCCACGGTCGACAGATTGGGTGCAACAGTCGATTCGTTCGAGACCGACGGCCGGTCACTCGAACGCGTGTTCAATGCGTACACTGACGAGGTGTGA
- a CDS encoding ABC transporter permease subunit, which yields MRKLQAVNSVYWFELRRHYRSRRTVATVAIMTFLCVVYLFNILRVTNIARGRNVGTTGHFYLQSINHDILYPTVALSSLLMLVLACFATFLGAGTIVGAREDGTLRTVQSLPFDRRTVFIGSVFARVTIVAVVVVVVFGLTLAQAYRIGLSPSLTRGIGFVSIFVAHLAGYTAVGVSLSTLRRRRSVVFGAALVAVIGLLLASIPLSMVSPRLTLLGPGPIFDTLVAGLDDRVYTAFQVEHGGERTGLTFSVDELPLFASTSAALLSQTAWIVLPLAIGLYRYERSDITN from the coding sequence ATGAGAAAATTGCAAGCGGTTAATTCCGTGTACTGGTTCGAATTACGGCGCCACTATCGGTCAAGACGGACGGTGGCAACAGTAGCTATCATGACATTTCTATGTGTGGTCTATTTATTCAATATTCTTCGAGTCACTAACATCGCTCGAGGACGTAACGTCGGAACCACCGGTCATTTTTACCTCCAATCGATTAACCACGACATCCTCTATCCCACCGTCGCCCTGTCATCACTTCTGATGCTCGTTCTTGCGTGCTTTGCGACATTTCTCGGTGCCGGGACGATCGTCGGCGCACGCGAGGACGGGACACTCCGTACGGTTCAGTCGCTGCCGTTCGATCGACGGACAGTCTTCATCGGTTCCGTCTTCGCCCGGGTGACAATCGTCGCGGTCGTAGTCGTTGTGGTGTTCGGTCTCACGCTCGCCCAGGCCTACCGGATCGGTCTCTCCCCATCGCTCACGAGAGGGATCGGCTTCGTCAGTATCTTCGTCGCCCATCTGGCCGGGTACACTGCCGTGGGGGTCTCGCTGTCGACGCTTCGGCGTCGGCGCAGCGTCGTCTTCGGTGCTGCGTTGGTTGCCGTAATCGGCCTGCTATTGGCTTCCATTCCGCTATCGATGGTTTCGCCTCGGCTGACGCTTCTCGGTCCAGGTCCGATTTTCGATACGCTGGTAGCGGGTCTTGATGACCGCGTGTATACGGCGTTTCAGGTCGAACACGGCGGTGAACGTACGGGTCTTACCTTCTCCGTCGACGAACTCCCGTTGTTTGCGTCGACCAGCGCGGCCCTCCTCTCTCAGACCGCCTGGATCGTCCTCCCCCTCGCCATCGGACTGTACCGATACGAACGAAGCGACATCACCAACTGA
- a CDS encoding MFS transporter — translation MATDSVGFIWPIFTLFLLANDLSYTEIGLLSAVSAVLVVVFEIPSGYVADRIGRRNALLIGLVAMTVSLLGFVVAETFAHFVVLYGLWSISMAFHSGTADAWLYETLRESLREVEFARVRGRGGAVYEWTSATTMIVGGFLYVVDPVYPFLASAALHALGIVVVASMPQNARYRDGDPDARPGVRTTVSITGSVLFSRELRLFVCFVACFFAVVQATDTYIQPITEAVLADLLESVTVAGRDVPEPALLGVLYATFAVVGAIASDRAGSVRRWFGLRTALVWIPVVVAVALVTPRMFALLAIPVFVLMKGAYALSKPLVAQYVNDLVGGANRATVLSATSMSFALVRAPLKPVAGFVADTTSPLSTVALLGLSFLLVAFVIAARRRPVVVTSRGSPASAES, via the coding sequence ATGGCCACCGACTCGGTCGGGTTCATCTGGCCGATCTTCACGCTGTTCCTGCTCGCGAACGACCTCTCGTACACCGAGATCGGGCTATTGAGCGCCGTATCGGCCGTCCTCGTCGTGGTCTTCGAAATCCCGTCGGGGTACGTGGCCGACCGCATCGGCCGGCGAAACGCCCTACTAATCGGACTGGTCGCGATGACGGTCTCACTTCTGGGGTTCGTGGTAGCTGAGACCTTCGCGCACTTCGTCGTCCTATACGGGCTCTGGTCGATCTCGATGGCGTTTCACTCGGGAACTGCCGACGCCTGGCTGTACGAAACCCTTCGCGAGTCGCTCCGAGAAGTTGAGTTCGCCCGGGTCCGCGGACGCGGCGGAGCCGTCTACGAGTGGACCTCTGCGACGACGATGATCGTCGGCGGGTTCCTGTACGTCGTAGATCCGGTCTATCCGTTTCTCGCGTCGGCCGCGCTGCACGCGCTCGGGATCGTGGTAGTGGCGTCGATGCCTCAGAACGCGCGGTATCGTGACGGCGATCCCGACGCGCGACCCGGCGTTCGAACGACGGTGTCGATCACCGGATCGGTGCTGTTCTCGCGCGAGTTGCGGCTCTTCGTCTGTTTCGTCGCCTGCTTCTTCGCGGTCGTTCAGGCGACGGACACCTACATCCAGCCGATTACCGAAGCCGTGCTCGCCGACCTACTCGAGTCGGTGACCGTCGCTGGCAGGGACGTACCGGAGCCGGCGTTGCTCGGCGTGCTGTACGCGACGTTTGCGGTCGTCGGGGCCATCGCCAGCGACCGAGCGGGATCGGTCCGCCGGTGGTTTGGCCTTCGAACCGCTCTGGTCTGGATTCCGGTCGTCGTCGCTGTGGCGCTCGTGACGCCGCGGATGTTCGCCCTCCTCGCGATCCCCGTGTTCGTCCTGATGAAGGGCGCGTACGCGCTGTCGAAGCCGCTCGTCGCGCAGTACGTCAACGATCTCGTCGGCGGAGCCAACCGGGCAACCGTGTTGAGCGCGACGTCGATGAGCTTCGCGCTCGTTCGCGCGCCGCTCAAACCGGTCGCGGGGTTCGTCGCCGATACGACGTCACCGCTGTCGACCGTGGCGCTGCTCGGACTCTCCTTCCTGCTCGTCGCGTTCGTCATCGCCGCCCGTCGACGGCCGGTGGTGGTGACGTCGCGCGGTTCGCCGGCGTCCGCGGAATCGTAG
- a CDS encoding HypE family hydrogenase expression/formation protein — protein sequence MTDLGKIDRPFFERTIASNLGADRADVPLGPTHGVDFGVVDVGGRALVTATDPLSILPDLGYERAARFALDLVLADVAVSGVAPTHLSICFTLPETMTDETFATVWETIDAECTDLGVSVVTGHTARYGDVSYPWVGAATAMGVGDHDDIVRPDGARVGDRLLLTSGPAAEAVGLLSTCFPDQLDLPAEIIADAQARLDEVYSVRDALTAAAAGPVTAMHDVTEGGLAGALNEMADGAGVRFSIDREAVPVRPGVDAVCGSLEIDPWAATSCGALVIAVEPNGVDAVQDALADRGTPVAEIGRVERGSSVFVDGERLEHPRVDPSWDAYARLAEKSG from the coding sequence GTGACCGACCTCGGAAAGATCGATCGGCCGTTCTTCGAGCGCACCATCGCGTCGAACCTCGGCGCCGACCGTGCGGACGTCCCGCTCGGCCCGACTCACGGCGTGGACTTCGGCGTCGTCGACGTCGGCGGTCGGGCGCTCGTGACCGCGACCGACCCGCTCTCTATCTTGCCCGATCTGGGCTACGAGCGAGCGGCCCGGTTCGCGTTGGACCTCGTTCTCGCGGACGTGGCCGTCAGCGGCGTGGCGCCGACGCACCTCTCGATCTGTTTCACCCTGCCGGAGACGATGACCGACGAGACCTTCGCGACCGTCTGGGAGACGATCGACGCCGAGTGTACCGACCTCGGCGTGTCGGTCGTGACGGGCCACACCGCACGCTACGGCGACGTCTCCTATCCGTGGGTCGGCGCGGCGACGGCGATGGGCGTCGGCGACCACGACGACATCGTCCGCCCGGACGGGGCGCGCGTCGGCGACAGATTGCTGCTGACGTCCGGACCCGCCGCGGAGGCCGTCGGGCTCCTGAGTACGTGCTTTCCCGACCAACTCGATCTTCCGGCCGAAATCATCGCAGACGCCCAGGCCCGCCTCGACGAGGTTTACAGCGTCCGCGACGCGCTGACGGCCGCCGCGGCCGGCCCCGTGACGGCCATGCACGACGTCACCGAGGGCGGCCTCGCCGGCGCGTTGAACGAGATGGCCGACGGCGCGGGCGTTCGCTTCTCGATCGACCGCGAGGCCGTCCCGGTGCGCCCCGGCGTCGACGCGGTCTGTGGGTCCCTCGAGATCGACCCCTGGGCGGCGACGAGTTGCGGCGCGCTCGTGATCGCCGTCGAGCCGAACGGTGTCGATGCCGTCCAGGACGCGCTCGCAGATCGCGGGACGCCGGTGGCCGAAATCGGCCGCGTCGAACGCGGTTCGAGCGTGTTCGTCGACGGCGAGCGCCTCGAACACCCTCGCGTCGACCCATCCTGGGACGCGTACGCTCGGCTCGCCGAAAAGTCAGGCTAA
- a CDS encoding 30S ribosomal protein S7 encodes MSAEDQPEPEAPAGDDESDLTAKLFGRWDVSEISYTDPSTQRYINVTPVAHTAGRHASKQFQKSEISIVERFINRLMQTEENTGKKQQTLNIVRESFDIVHSRTDENPVQILVRAVENAAPREETVRLKYGGISVPKAVDVAPQRRVDQALKFLADGAQSASFKSATPAEEAIATQLIGAANGDVNSYAVGQKEEKERVAAAAR; translated from the coding sequence ATGAGCGCCGAAGACCAACCAGAACCCGAAGCGCCGGCCGGTGACGACGAGTCGGATCTCACCGCGAAGCTCTTTGGCCGCTGGGACGTAAGCGAAATCTCGTACACCGATCCATCGACCCAACGCTACATCAACGTCACGCCCGTCGCCCACACCGCGGGCCGTCACGCGTCGAAGCAGTTCCAGAAGTCCGAGATCTCCATCGTCGAGCGCTTTATCAATCGGCTGATGCAGACCGAGGAGAACACGGGCAAGAAACAGCAGACGCTGAATATCGTCCGCGAGTCGTTCGACATCGTCCACTCGCGAACGGACGAGAACCCGGTCCAGATTCTCGTTCGCGCCGTCGAGAACGCCGCGCCGCGTGAGGAGACCGTCCGCCTGAAGTACGGAGGGATTTCGGTCCCGAAGGCCGTCGACGTCGCCCCACAGCGCCGCGTCGACCAGGCGCTGAAGTTCCTCGCCGACGGCGCTCAGAGCGCCTCGTTCAAATCCGCAACCCCGGCCGAAGAGGCCATCGCCACCCAGCTCATCGGCGCCGCGAACGGTGACGTCAACAGCTACGCCGTCGGACAGAAAGAAGAGAAAGAGCGCGTCGCCGCGGCCGCGAGATAA